The stretch of DNA CTCCATGTTCTATTCTACGCGATCGTCGCGGGCATGTGGTTGTGAAAAGAGGCGCAATCGCGTTACGCCGCACGTTCCGGCGGTACCTGAATCTCGGCGCTCGCTTCGAGTCCTTCGGCGATGGCCGGCAAGATTCCTTTGCGGCGATAGACGGGCGCAATGTGTTTGCGTAGTCTCGGCAATACCGCCGCAAACCCGGCGCTCCCCAGCAGGCAACAGCCGCCGCAGATGACGATTGCGACCGTCGTGCCGAAATGGTTGGCGATGGCGCCGGCGATCAGGCTGCCAATCGGAGCGGCGCCCATGATGGCCATCGTGTAGAGGCTCATCACTCGGCCTCGTTTGTCTTCGTCGACGATCGTTTGGATCAGCGTGTTGCCGCCGGCCAACTGCATCATCATCGTAAAACCGATCGCCATCAACAAACCGAGCGACAGCGGGATGTTGCGCGAGAAGGCGAATGTGATCATCGCGACGCCATGTACGGCGCCGGCCAGCGCCATCCGTCGCGCTAGTCCCAACACCGACCGTCGCGACGCGAGATAGACCGCCGCTCCCAGCGCGCCCACGCCGGTCGCCCCGGTCAGCAGGCCAAACAGGTCAGGGCCGCCATGCAATACTTCGCTCGCCACGGCGGGCAACAACACCGACATCGGCATTCCCATCATGCTGACCATCCCCATCAACAGCAACAGCACGCAGATCGGCGGAAAGCCAAACGCATAGCGAAACCCTTCGACAATGCCGGCGCCCAGCTTCGCTCCTGGGGCAGGCCGAATCTGGGGGAGATCGCGCATCAGCAGGTAGGCCCCGATCACCGCGACATAGCTGATCGCGTTGACGGCAAAGCAAAGCGTAGCGCCGATGCCGGCCAACATCAAACCGGCCGCAAATGGTCCGACCAGCCGCGAGCCGGTCACGATCGATGAGTTAAGCGCGATCGCGTTGGGCAGGTCTTCTCGATTAGGGACCATGTCGACCAGAAACGCCTGGCGGGTCGGCATGTCAAACGCGTTGGTCGCCCCTAAGATCAAATTGAGCAAGATGATCTGCCAGACTTCGATTTGCCCGGTCCACATTAGCAGCGCCAGAATTGCGGCCTGCGACATGGCGATCGCCTGGGTGACCAACAGCGTGCGGCGGCGACTGAATTGGTCCGAAAGTCCGCCGGCGACCGGGGCGAGAAAAAAGGTCGGAATCTGCCCGGCGAACGCGACAATGCCCAGCAGCAGCGGCGAGTTGGTCATCTCGTAGACCAGCCAGGCGAGCGCCGTTTGCTGCATCCAGGTGCCAATCAGCGAGACGCTTTGCCCCACCAAAAACAGGCGGTAGTTCCGATGCGCCAGGGCGCGCACGATCCCTCCAGATTGCGAACGGGGACTGGAGATCTCGGCGGAATGGCCTGCCATGGCGTGCGAACGGTCCTGCAAAAGGGAAAGGCGCGTGATATTCCCTTAATAATTCGCATGCAAACGAGTCGAGGCAAGGCCAATCGGATGAACTTTCGTTCATGTTGGCGTGCGGGCGGCCGCCATTGGGGGCGAGATCACTACTCTTTTTCAGGCGGCCGAAGCGGTGAACCGGTGGAAGGGAGCGGGATTTCGGCGGTCGTTTCCATGGCGTCTCCCAGCGGAGAACCTCCCTCGGCGACGTCCAGCATCTCGATCGCTTTTTTCCGCAAACTGGGCAGCATCCAGGCAAACGCCAGGCTGCCGGCGATACAGACGACGCCGCTGACGGTGATCGACGCCAGCGGACCATAAAACTGGGCGATCGTCCCGGCGATCAAACTGCCAAAGGGCGCCGTCCCTAGTACCGCCATCGTGTAGAAGCTCATCACCCGGCCGCGCATCTCCTCTCGCACGACCGTTTGCAGCACAATGTTAGCGCCAGCCTTGATCAGCATCAACGCGAACCCCGTGATCGCCAGAATCGCCAGCATCAAACCAGGGACCTTCGTCCAGGTAAACAGCAACATCCCGCCGCCGTAGACAAAGCCTGCCATGACGATCCGCAGGCCAATTCCCATCACCGTCTTGCGCGTCGCCAGGTAGAAGCCGGCCAGGATGGCGCCGACGCCGGTAGCGCCGGTCATCTCGCCATAAAGATCGGGACCCGCGTGCACCAGATCTTCGACGATCGCCGGCAGCACGACCGAGCCCTGCATCCCCATCACACTGACCAGGCACATGAACAGCAGCAGCGAATAGACCGGCGGCAAGCCGATCGCATAGGTGAACCCTTCGACCATGCCATCGCGGACGGCCATCTTCTTGGCCGGCGCCGGTTCGGCCAGGTTGCGCATGAAGAACAGGGCCGTGATCACCGGGATGTGAGTGATCGCGTTGATCAGAAAGCAGTACGCTTCTCCCAGCGTCGCGAGCAACAGGCCGGCGACCAATGGTCCGACCAGCCGCGAGCCATTGACGATTGCCGAGTTGATCGCGATGGCGCCACCCAGGTCTTCCCGGTCATCGACCAGATCGGCGACAAGCGCATGCCGCAGCGGCACTTCAAACGCGTTGACGATCCCCAGCACCAAGCTAAACGCGATGATCTCCCATTGGTTGATCTGCCGCGCCCAGACTAGCGCCGATAGGGTCGCGGCCTGCAGCATGGCGATCCACTGCAATAGCATGATCGCCTGGCGGCGGTTCACGCGATCCGACAGCACCCCGGCCAGCGGCGCGAGAAAGAACGTCGGGATCTGCCCAGCGAACGCGACCAGGCCGAGCACAAACGTCGAATGGCCGAGGTCATAGGTCAGCCACGCCATCGACGTGTACTGCAGCCAGGTGCCGGTCTGCGAAACTGCCTGGCCAAACGCGAAGTAGCGAAAATTGGGATGGCGCAGCAGCGGTCCAAAGACCGAGCGGGGGGCGAAGGGAGTTGGCGGGACGTCGTCGGCGGACATGAGGGCTTAAATGGGCGGTCGGGGTGGTAAGTCTAGAGCGGAAAAGCAGTTGCCGCCCCACGATGCTGGTCAAACCAAGAGAGATAGTCGCGATTGTCGTTCACCGCAAGACAAATTGATTAGAACCGAAATGAAGCCCCAGGAAAGACACGGTCTAGCGGTCCGTTGATTTTCTCGACGGACTGCGTGATCGCACGGATGCGATCCCAAAATAACGACGTAAGTCGTTATTTTGGGAGCCGCGAAGAGCTATGCTCTGAGCCTGGCGAGGTTGAAAAATGCCACGATGGCATTTTTCAACAGGCAGCTAGTCCGCGGCAAGCGCAAGTGACGAGCGAAAGAGGGGAGAATCGCGCATAAAAACGCCAAGAATGGGCCGTGATCGCCTGAAGAAACGCCGCACGACACTGAAAAAAAAGCAAGCCAAGAAAACAAAGAAGCCAAGACGATAGTGCGGAAAGCGGCGTCGTTGTAGCCCGCAGCGCAAGCCGAGGGAATGCGGCCGCAAGGTCAATGACGAATGACGAACAACAAACCGGGTGGCCCGGTCACGTCGGCTTCCGACTGGCCGGGTTGCGCAGCAACAAGATGCCTCACCATCCGGATTGTCTCTTCAGCAACGCCTCCATCCGTCATGCCCTGCAACCAACATCCCCATCCTTCTTCCGCCCCGGAGGGGCAAGCCAACCTAGCCTAGGGCGAAGTCGCCCACCAGGCGACGCAGCCCTAGGTAACGTCGCCACCCTGATCGAAAGCCCCGGAGGGGCGAACCTAACGAGCGACCAATCCGGTCCAACGTCAACGATTGATTTCGCGCACCGTTCCTGGGGCTGCGTCGCGAAGCGCGACTACGCCCCAGGCTAGGTTGGAACGGCCCTCCGGGCCTGATGACGTTCGTCATTCGGACCTTCGGATTTGATTCGACATTCGCTCCTTCGACATTCGTCATTGAAATGGACGCCGCATTCCCTCGGCTCGCGCGTCGGGCTACGATTTTGTGCGATTTCGCCCTTGTTTTCTCGGGTCAAAATTGGTTTGACAAATTGCTCGACTTTTGGGCTAATGCCTCTCGCAACATGGGTGACGGATGCCCGTCGATTCTTCCCGCCGGCCTGGCGACGCTCTTCGCCGTGGCCATCAAACATGACGAAATGTAACGAAACGTGTGCCACTGCTGGCTTGTCCAGCAACGTCTGCAGGCAACGTAAATAACTCGTAGGGTCCGCTGTGCGGACTACGGCAGCGCGTTTGCTTGCGCGATTCGAAAAAGGGTCAGGTCGCTTTTTCGCGGTCGCGTGCTGCGCGTGTGGAAAACTTACTCGCGAAAAAGAGACCAGATCCTGTTTCTCAATCGGCCCTGTTTCTCATTCCGGCCGGTTTCTCGTTCAACTTTTTGGGGAGGCAAAATCATGAATCGTAGTGATCGGATCGAGCGGCTGCGGGAGTTGTTGCAAGGGCAAGGGATGTTCCCGATCGCGGTGCCTGATCCGATGATCGAGGCGGCGGTCGACCGGTTTGACTCGACCAACAAACCGCTGCAAGAGTTCACCTCGGTCGAACTGCTCGAGCAGCCGCACGAAGTCGACTGGCTGGTGCCCGGCCTGCTCTCGCGCGGCGCTCCGGCGGTGATTTGCGGGCCGAGCAAATGTTTGAAAACGTCGCTGGCGGTCGACCTGGTGGCGGCCTTGTCGACGGGCGAAAAGTTCTTGGGGCGATTTGCGACCAAGCGCAAGGTGCGCGTCGGCATCTTCAGCGGCGAGCAAGCGAAGCATGCGCTGACCGACTTAACGCGGCGGTGGATGACGAGCAAACAGAAACAAGAGACGCCCCGGTTCGTCTGCGCGCTGCAAGGGGCGAGTGCGAATCTTGAAAAACAGCTGCGGCAGTTGCGCGCGTGGATCGGCAAGTACGAGTTGGAAGTGGTGATGATCGACCCGCTCGACGTCGCGGCCAAAACAAAACGGGCCCACACGCTGCATCTGCAGGCGATGATCCGCTGTTGTCTCGAGTGCGGCGCGACGCCGATTTTGTGCTGCGCGACGCGCAAGACGATTCGGCCGCGAACGCTCAATGTGACCGACTTGCAAAGCGCCGGCTGTCACGACCTGGCCCGGCAATGGCTGCTGGTGAATCGCCGCCAAAGCTATGAACTCGGCAGCGGAAGGCATCAACTATGGCTGACTGTTGGCGGCGACGCCGGGCAAGATGATCTGTGGGGCGTTGATGTCGACGAAGGTCGGTTGAGTGATGCAACGGGAAGAAGATGGCAGACGAGCGTTCGTTCGCCGGAGTCGCTGAAGAACGAACAAGCCGCCCGCGAAGCGATGACCCGCGACGAGCGGCACGATGCAAAACTGCGCGTCGTGATCGAAAACCTCGGCCCCGACCGAGCGATGAAGCAAACGGTTCGCGAACATGCCGGGATGAACGGCACAATGTTCGCGGCCGCGTGGGAGCGCTTGTTGGCGAATGGCGAAATCGAAGCAGTAACCCCCGCCCGGCGAAGCGGCTTCGCCACCTTCCAGTTGAAAAACGTAGGGCAATCCAGCGTAGGGCAGGCCGTGCCTGCCGAGAGCACGAGCGACCACCCCGAACAAAGTCCACCCACCCCAAAAAACGAAACAGTCCAGTCCGGTCCGCCCGAGTTGCAAGAACCGCCCGTAGGGTCCGCTATGCGGACCAAGACCCCGCCAAACGATGACGATGATCAAGTCATCAACAACGCCACGAACAAGAAAGAGTCGCCAGCGAGTCCCGTCACGGAAAAACCAAAACAGTCCAGTCCCGTCGAACCGCACGAATCCACGAA from Blastopirellula retiformator encodes:
- a CDS encoding MFS transporter, producing MAGHSAEISSPRSQSGGIVRALAHRNYRLFLVGQSVSLIGTWMQQTALAWLVYEMTNSPLLLGIVAFAGQIPTFFLAPVAGGLSDQFSRRRTLLVTQAIAMSQAAILALLMWTGQIEVWQIILLNLILGATNAFDMPTRQAFLVDMVPNREDLPNAIALNSSIVTGSRLVGPFAAGLMLAGIGATLCFAVNAISYVAVIGAYLLMRDLPQIRPAPGAKLGAGIVEGFRYAFGFPPICVLLLLMGMVSMMGMPMSVLLPAVASEVLHGGPDLFGLLTGATGVGALGAAVYLASRRSVLGLARRMALAGAVHGVAMITFAFSRNIPLSLGLLMAIGFTMMMQLAGGNTLIQTIVDEDKRGRVMSLYTMAIMGAAPIGSLIAGAIANHFGTTVAIVICGGCCLLGSAGFAAVLPRLRKHIAPVYRRKGILPAIAEGLEASAEIQVPPERAA
- a CDS encoding MFS transporter → MSADDVPPTPFAPRSVFGPLLRHPNFRYFAFGQAVSQTGTWLQYTSMAWLTYDLGHSTFVLGLVAFAGQIPTFFLAPLAGVLSDRVNRRQAIMLLQWIAMLQAATLSALVWARQINQWEIIAFSLVLGIVNAFEVPLRHALVADLVDDREDLGGAIAINSAIVNGSRLVGPLVAGLLLATLGEAYCFLINAITHIPVITALFFMRNLAEPAPAKKMAVRDGMVEGFTYAIGLPPVYSLLLFMCLVSVMGMQGSVVLPAIVEDLVHAGPDLYGEMTGATGVGAILAGFYLATRKTVMGIGLRIVMAGFVYGGGMLLFTWTKVPGLMLAILAITGFALMLIKAGANIVLQTVVREEMRGRVMSFYTMAVLGTAPFGSLIAGTIAQFYGPLASITVSGVVCIAGSLAFAWMLPSLRKKAIEMLDVAEGGSPLGDAMETTAEIPLPSTGSPLRPPEKE
- a CDS encoding AAA family ATPase, whose amino-acid sequence is MNRSDRIERLRELLQGQGMFPIAVPDPMIEAAVDRFDSTNKPLQEFTSVELLEQPHEVDWLVPGLLSRGAPAVICGPSKCLKTSLAVDLVAALSTGEKFLGRFATKRKVRVGIFSGEQAKHALTDLTRRWMTSKQKQETPRFVCALQGASANLEKQLRQLRAWIGKYELEVVMIDPLDVAAKTKRAHTLHLQAMIRCCLECGATPILCCATRKTIRPRTLNVTDLQSAGCHDLARQWLLVNRRQSYELGSGRHQLWLTVGGDAGQDDLWGVDVDEGRLSDATGRRWQTSVRSPESLKNEQAAREAMTRDERHDAKLRVVIENLGPDRAMKQTVREHAGMNGTMFAAAWERLLANGEIEAVTPARRSGFATFQLKNVGQSSVGQAVPAESTSDHPEQSPPTPKNETVQSGPPELQEPPVGSAMRTKTPPNDDDDQVINNATNKKESPASPVTEKPKQSSPVEPHESTKQSSPTQKAPEGRRQSSLGRSRASDAALGKVATMIASPGGATQ